Sequence from the Romeriopsis navalis LEGE 11480 genome:
TCCAATCGTGTGTACTGGCGGCGATCGCGTGGGCCTGTTGCCGGGTTGGGGCCCAGGGCCGATCAACGCACAATACCGCCGAAGGATATAACGGACAACCCGAAGTCCGGATACTCGCGAGCACATTCGGCCCCATCAGCACACCGCTTAAACCAGCTCCCAACAGCAACCGCGACCAAGCCAGACGATGACTCAACAGCAAAAACAATCCCCCGACTAGCACCGTCGGAATCGCGGTCAGCTTAATCGACACAGCCCCTAACGCCAACGCGAAGGGTAAGACGCTCATCCGGTCTGCCCGCGCACTATAGGGCGGTTCAAATTGGCAAATCACCAACATCAGCCAAGCGATCGTGCCCACTAGCAGCAGCACCGGAAAATCCGGCGAGGGCGACACCATAATTTGCGAAAACGGCGAGACAAACAAACTCGTGAGCAGCGCCACAGTCGCAAAGATCAACATAAACCAATCACTCATCTGCGCCTGTCGGCGCACCACACGATGGCCCACAATCAACCCATGCAAGACCATAATCAATGCCGCAAATCCATTCCCCACGGCACTGGTATAGCCCGCATATGCGGGTCGACTCAAGGGCGACACAAACGCAAACCAACTCGAAGTGAAGCCCAAATTACTGAAGATCAGCGCCAAGCCATGGACGCTGCCATACTGGGACAGCCAGCGAATCACACTCGCATGATAGTAACCCGCATCATGCCAGGTCACGGCCCGACTCATCACCGCCGCGACCAATACCACTGCACTAATCCCTAGCCCCACTTGCCGGCGGCTCAACTGCTGCCAAAGCTGCCGCCAAGCCTGACGGTTCGCGGGGAAGCGCCAAGCCAAATCCATTAGCACCAACATGACAATGACGCCTAACCAAGGCGTTAACGGCCACTGCAAAGACAAACCTAAAGCCGTCACAGCGAACAGGATTATGCCCAACCACAGCGCCAAAATAAATCGATCGCCCAGCCGCCACAAATTGATGTCTGATAAACCGTTGAGCAGGCCAATCCCGACGATCGGGCACACCAGCAACAACACCAACCAAACACCGATAAAGTAAATCATAAAAGCTGCTTCAGCCGTTCACACAAGTCACCAAGTGACCACCACGTTCAACAAAACGCATCCGAAGATGGTGGTAATCCAATGGTTGATTCGCCAACCCTGCGACTTAAATTTATCCCATTTCAGTGATTTATCCTGCTTCTAGCTAGCTTTCGCCGCCAGTTGCGGCTGACGTGATTGCGGACGTTGCCATTCTTCTTTAGTGAACTGCTCATGGTACGAACGCTCCACATTGACTGACCAGAGATCTTGATGCTGATCACCAAGCAGATTGCGGGCCGCGAGCACACCGGTCAACATTGAATGATCCTGGTTGTTATAGCGGTGCATACCATTACGCCCGGTGGTTTGCAGATTTTCAAAGGTTTCGAGGAAATCCTGAATCACCTTGAGATGGATCTGATAATCACGATCGTAAACCGGATAGGCTTTCGGTTGGCGAATCACACAGCCATCTTCGACTAACTCTGTCGGCGCAAGGCCCAAGATCCCGATCTCCTTCGCAGCGAGATCCAACAGCTCCGTATCGGTTAAATTCCAAAGCGCATCATCTTCATCACAGAAATACTCCATCCCCAGACAAGTCTTGCTCGGATCCGGAACCATCTCGGGACTCCAGTTCTTGAAATTCTGAATCCGCCCCACCGTCACATCGGCACTATGGACATAAATCCAGTTATCGGGGAACAGTTCGGCTTGGTCGATGATGATCGGCACAATGATAAAAGCCCGATAGCTCAGCGCATTCACGGCCGCCATCACCGATTCCGGGGGCGGGGGATCCATCGACTTCAACAACGCCGTCACCGGCATACTTGAAATCACCTGTTCCACCGGCATTTCCTGCACTGCACCGGCATGTCGCGTCAGCACATGGGTCACCCGCTTGCCGTCACGTCGAATTTTCACCACGGGCGAATTCATCTGGACCGGACAATCCTGCGCGTTCAGCTTGTCCTGAAACCGCTCCCACATCATGCCGGGACCTAAACGGGGATAGTCGAATTCTTTAATCAGCGTCTTGGTGTTATTCACCTTAAACAACGCATTCAAAACCGCAGTGCGCAGGGACAATCCCTTAATCCGCTGAGCGGCCCAATCCGCCCCAATCTTGTCGCACTCAATCCCCCAAACCTTCTCCGTATAGGTTTTGAAGAACGTCCGAAACAGACGCCGCCCAAACCGATTCGTCACCCATTCTTCGAGGGTTTCTTCATGCTTATAGGGAAAGAATTTAATCTTGGTATAGCTGAGCATAATCTTGATGCTCTCCGCCATGCCAAGCTGCTTCAGCGCGTTCTTCGGCTCCAGGGGATAGCTAAAAAATCGGCCATCGTAGTAGATCCGTGAGAGGCGAGGCACCTTGATAAAATCATCCCCCAAGACTTCCTGCCAAAGTTGCTGCACGACTTTGACCTTGGTGAAAAATCGGTGCCCCCCAATGTCAAAGCGATAGCCTTTATAGACTTCAGTGCGAGCGATCCCACCGACTTGATTACCCGCTTCGAGGGTAATGGAAGGATGACCGTGCTTCGCCAATTCATAGGCCGCAGTCAGTCCGGCTGGGCCAGCGCCAATCACGACGGTTGAGGGATAGATGCTCATGAAATCTCGGGTTAGGGTTAAGCGCGCTACAGGCAAAATGCACTGTAATCAGGACATAGACGGAATGAAAATTTGCGGATCAATCACACAAGGCAAAATGCACCGCCGTCAGGGACAGCAGATTAACGTTTAGCCGCCGTTGCCACTAAACGGGAGCGCGCCAGGGGTGGGGTGGCGGCCAGCGGCGGATCGACCGGCGGAATCCGGTGACGATTCAGCCAATAGGATGCCGTCCCCAAGACAAAAGCCAGCCCACTGTAGGCATAGTACAACCAATGCCAGGCGACCGTTTGAGCTGCAAATCGCAGCCCTCGCTTCTGATGAAAAAACTGATACACCGCACTATTGAGCACCAACAAAGTCGCGGCACAGAACACCGCCACCAAGCTCATGGGCTGCCAAACTAGCACCAGTCCTAAGCTCAGCATCAGACCATAAACTGACACCACACTCAAGCGACTACTCGCATCTAAATTCAAGTCATTCACAAAGGTCCGATCGCGCCACAGCAGCTCGGTCCAAGGAATCGCGCGATAAAAGAAATCGGCTTTCAACAGGGAGCGAACCGTCCAGCGCTTCAAATGCTTGACTTGAATATGCTTGCAGAGGGCGATCCGATGACCATACCGACGCAGCCGATAACCCAGTTCAATATCCTCAATGCAGGGATAACGATAGGCCACATTAAACCCACCCACGGCCAAGAACACATCGCGCCGGATCACACCACAAGCGCCCCAGAAGGTTGAAGCCTCAATCCGGCCCTGCTGATGCGTGTAGTGATGCAACAGGTTGCGATACTGGGACAAAAAGTTGATGGAACCCGGCGCATCATCGTAGGAACCAATCAACGCCACTAGACCGTCATCCTCCGGCTGATCAAAGACCGCAGCGATCGCGCCGATTGTTTCCGGGTGAATCGCCACATCCGCATCGACAAAAAATAATAACTCTCCCCGCGCCGCAGCCGCCCCAACGTTGCGGGCATGGGCCGGACCATAATTTCGCGGCAATTGAATCACCGTCGCCCCAAAATCCGTGGCGGCAGCTACCGAAGCGGGATCATGGCCATCGACCACCACCACCACTTCCACCGCCGCCGGCGCATACTGAGCTAAGGACTTCAAGCAGACTTGAAAGGCACGGCCACCGTTAAAAACTGGAATAATCACCGATAACGATCGATGCAATGAATTCGAATGAGATCGCGAACTTGTTCGACGCATTACAGTCACACAAGAATAAAAATTTTAGGCATTTCCCCATTAATTCAGGAAAATTACGGCGGCGGGCATTGCTCCACCTATCCCCAACTCAGCCAACTGATGAACATGGCACGGTCAGGAACTGCACCGTGTTTTCACATAAGTGACGATCAAGCAAGTTTGTCAAAATCAACAAGCAACCATATCGCCAAATCACCCATAAGACGCTGCCAACATCAAACTTTTGAATCGTTCAAAGCGAGCTAAACGCCAATGTCTGATTGGGCTTCCTGCTATGGTATGAGAGGTTTCAGTGAATGCCTAGTGATCCAGAATCGACTTCATCGAGTCTTCATTCCATGGTTCCGGAACACCGGCTTACTACAGCGAAAGTGTAAAGTTAAGTTTAACAATTCAGCCGATATCGTCCATTTTGGGCCAGTCACCGTCATTCCCGTGACCGTATTATCCCTGGCAAGCAAAATAATTGGGCGATGAATTGTAAGTGGCCACTCGACTTGGCTGTATAAACTTTTGACGAAGCCGTCAACGGAATCTTGTTAGTCAGAAGCCGGAATTTTGAGTATGTTGAAAACGCGCATCAGTATATTTTTAAATGTCCTTTAAGTCTGCCGCAGCGCTCTCCCTT
This genomic interval carries:
- a CDS encoding LIC_10190 family membrane protein produces the protein MIYFIGVWLVLLLVCPIVGIGLLNGLSDINLWRLGDRFILALWLGIILFAVTALGLSLQWPLTPWLGVIVMLVLMDLAWRFPANRQAWRQLWQQLSRRQVGLGISAVVLVAAVMSRAVTWHDAGYYHASVIRWLSQYGSVHGLALIFSNLGFTSSWFAFVSPLSRPAYAGYTSAVGNGFAALIMVLHGLIVGHRVVRRQAQMSDWFMLIFATVALLTSLFVSPFSQIMVSPSPDFPVLLLVGTIAWLMLVICQFEPPYSARADRMSVLPFALALGAVSIKLTAIPTVLVGGLFLLLSHRLAWSRLLLGAGLSGVLMGPNVLASIRTSGCPLYPSAVLCVDRPWAPTRQQAHAIAASTHDWTSWLGTPPAGANPWLWAVTQLVKTPRDFVTFFLVGLAVLAGLALLLQALRTVARRQLPGEFWVVLLGLVGLGFLFLTSIFTRFLFPYMLILFALSVTWLGHEQRVLQRYLKILVGRWPSCTPRGIYLSITGLSTIVLAMSLILYQGANAIVPPPMMQSAMTQKVTNTIAYASPQSGDLAISIENAGVYQSDDLDRCWAVAIPCAYNIPDDVQLRDPARGIGAGFVRRSALNQQP
- a CDS encoding glycosyltransferase family 2 protein is translated as MRRTSSRSHSNSLHRSLSVIIPVFNGGRAFQVCLKSLAQYAPAAVEVVVVVDGHDPASVAAATDFGATVIQLPRNYGPAHARNVGAAAARGELLFFVDADVAIHPETIGAIAAVFDQPEDDGLVALIGSYDDAPGSINFLSQYRNLLHHYTHQQGRIEASTFWGACGVIRRDVFLAVGGFNVAYRYPCIEDIELGYRLRRYGHRIALCKHIQVKHLKRWTVRSLLKADFFYRAIPWTELLWRDRTFVNDLNLDASSRLSVVSVYGLMLSLGLVLVWQPMSLVAVFCAATLLVLNSAVYQFFHQKRGLRFAAQTVAWHWLYYAYSGLAFVLGTASYWLNRHRIPPVDPPLAATPPLARSRLVATAAKR
- a CDS encoding NAD(P)/FAD-dependent oxidoreductase, which gives rise to MSIYPSTVVIGAGPAGLTAAYELAKHGHPSITLEAGNQVGGIARTEVYKGYRFDIGGHRFFTKVKVVQQLWQEVLGDDFIKVPRLSRIYYDGRFFSYPLEPKNALKQLGMAESIKIMLSYTKIKFFPYKHEETLEEWVTNRFGRRLFRTFFKTYTEKVWGIECDKIGADWAAQRIKGLSLRTAVLNALFKVNNTKTLIKEFDYPRLGPGMMWERFQDKLNAQDCPVQMNSPVVKIRRDGKRVTHVLTRHAGAVQEMPVEQVISSMPVTALLKSMDPPPPESVMAAVNALSYRAFIIVPIIIDQAELFPDNWIYVHSADVTVGRIQNFKNWSPEMVPDPSKTCLGMEYFCDEDDALWNLTDTELLDLAAKEIGILGLAPTELVEDGCVIRQPKAYPVYDRDYQIHLKVIQDFLETFENLQTTGRNGMHRYNNQDHSMLTGVLAARNLLGDQHQDLWSVNVERSYHEQFTKEEWQRPQSRQPQLAAKAS